A region of Paramormyrops kingsleyae isolate MSU_618 chromosome 17, PKINGS_0.4, whole genome shotgun sequence DNA encodes the following proteins:
- the sidt2 gene encoding SID1 transmembrane family member 2 isoform X6 yields the protein MRTRRKPGPVWPGCGAGLVVLCLCVAPYGASAVVGETKTVYQRDAEFDVTYNDTVTSDIQTIYAFNHTVSRNKTEGVRVSVQSEQVDSPILFVVRQKQAVVSFQVPLVLRGLYQRKYSYTHVGRTLCQPPTRAASEIQFFFVDVSTLSSRGVNYQLRVSRVESFTLQTDTKFSFVATPSQPQYFKYAFPDGVDSVIVKVNSQMTFPCSVMSIQDILCPVYDLDNNVAFIGMYQTMTKTAAITVQRKDFPSNSFYVVIVVKTEDEACGGPLRFYPLRPDELIDAGNRSKTLDVVVSPAIKSEVYVMGMLFCLGIFLSFYIITFLVACVENKRMHKRRGGLLSTPAASPAETASLLGKGLTPGSPYEYGSIDNSSLLSSEPITDSVGSTDVNYGYMERSLDSVGRCRQESLSSVEEDDYDILADIDSDKNIVRTKKFLCVSDLARKDKRVLNKKYQIYFWNIATIAVFYALPVIQLVITYQTVVNVTGNQDICYYNFLCAHPLGALSAFNNILSNLGYIMLGLLFLLIVLHRDIMHNRALLRHEVAALECGIPKHFGLFYAMGTALMMEGLLSACYHVCPNYTNFQFDTSFMYMIAGLCMLKLYQKRHPDINASAYTAYACLAAVIFFSVLGVVFGKGNMVFWIVFSVIHIIATLLLSTQLYYMGRWRLDSGILRRMLYVVYTDCIRQCSGPMYIDRMVLLVMGNIVNWSLAAYGLIERPNDFASYLLAIAICNLLLYFAFYIIMKLRSGERIHCLALVCILFTAVVWGFALFFFFQGLSTWQKTPAESREHNRDCILLSFFDDHDIWHFLSSIAMFGSFLVLLTLDDDLDAVQRDKIYVF from the exons ATGCGGACACGGCGGAAGCCTGGCCCGGTTTGGCCGGGTTGCGGAGCTGGACTCGTggttctgtgcctgtgtgtggcaCCTTATGGGGCCTCCGCTGTTGTCGGCGAAACCAAGACGGTGTACCAGAGAGATGCAGAGTTCGACGTTACCTACAACGACACGGTGACCAGCGACATCCAGACGATCTACGCCTTTAATCACACTGTGTCTCGCAACAAG ACAGAGGGGGTGCGGGTGTCAGTGCAGTCGGAGCAGGTGGACAGCCCCATCCTCTTCGTGGTCAGGCAGAAGCAAGCAGTGGTCTCCTTCCAGGTCCCTCTCGTTCTACGTGGCCT ATACCAGCGGAAGTACTCCTACACCCACGTGGGTCGGACCCTGTGCCAGCCCCCCACACGTGCTGCCAGCGAGATCCAGTTCTTCTTCGTTGACGTGTCCACACTGTCAAGCCGAGGCGTGAACTACCAGCTGCGGGTCAGCCGTGTGGAGAGCTTCACGCTGCA GACGGACACGAAGTTCAGTTTTGTTGCTACTCCATCCCAGCCTCAG TACTTTAAGTACGCGTTCCCCGATGGAGTGGACTCTGTCATAGTCAAGGTCAATTCCCAGATGACTTTCCCCTGCTCCGTGATGTCAATCCAGGACATCTTG TGTCCAGTGTATGATTTGGACAACAACGTGGCTTTTATCGGGATGTACCAGACCATGACGAAGACGGCCGCCATTACGGTTCAG AGGAAGGACTTCCCCAGCAACAGCTTCTACGTGGTCATCGTGGTGAAGACTGAGGACGAAGCCTGCGGGGGCCCTTTGCGTTTCTATCCCCTGCGGCCTG ATGAGCTGATTGATGCTGGAAATCGGAGTAAAACCTTGGATGTCGTCGTCTCCCCCGCAATCAAAT CGGAGGTCTACGTGATGGGCATGCTCTTCTGCCTGGGCATCTTCCTATCCTTCTACATCATCACCTTCCTGGTGGCCTGTGTGGAAAACAAGAG GATGCACAAACGGAGGGGGGGCCTGCTGAGCACCCCGGCAGCGTCGCCGGCGGAGACAG CTTCTCTGCTCG GTAAGGGTCTGACCCCTGGATCCCCCTATGAGTATGGATCTATTG ACAACAGCAGCCTACTAAGTTCGGAGCCCATTACAGACAGCGTAGGGTCGACCGACGTCAACTATGGATACATGG AGCGTTCCCTGGACAGTGTGGGCCGCTGCAGGCAGGAGTCGCTCAGTTCTGTGGAGGAGGATGATTACGACATTCTAGCCGACATCGACTCCGACAAAAATATCGTCCGCACCAAG AagtttctgtgtgtgtccgATCTGGCTCGTAAGGACAAGAGGGTTCTGAATAAAAAGTACCAGATCTACTTCTG GAACATCGCCACGATTGCAGTCTTCTACGCTCTTCCTGTGATCCAGCTGGTCATCACATATCAGACG GTGGTGAATGTGACCGGAAACCAAGACATCTGCTACTACAACTTCCTCTGTGCACATCCCCTGGGAGCTTTGAG TGCCTTCAACAACATCCTGAGCAACCTGGGCTACATCATGCTGGGCCTGCTCTTCCTGCTCATCGTGCTGCACAGGGACATCATGCACAACCGGGCGCTGCTGCGGCATGAGGTGGCGGCGCTG GAGTGCGGCATCCCCAAACACTTTGGCCTCTTCTATGCTATGGGCACGGCGCTCATGATGGAGGGCCTGCTGAGTGCCTGCTACCACGTCTGCCCAAACTACACCAACTTTCAGTTCG ACACCTCCTTCATGTACATGATCGCGGGGCTCTGCATGCTGAAGCTCTACCAGAAGCGGCACCCCGACATTAACGCCAGCGCCTACACCGCCTACGCCTGCCTGGCCGCCGTCATCTTCTTCTCCGTGCTGGGGGTG gTGTTTGGAAAGGGGAACATGGTGTTTTGGATTGTCTTCTCTGTCATCCACATCATAGCCACACTCCTGCTCAGCACCCAGCTTTACTACATGGGCCGCTGGAGACTGG ACTCTGGCATCCTGAGGCGTATGCTCTATGTGGTCTACACCGATTGCATCCGGCAGTGTAGCGGCCCCATGTACATC GATCGAATGGTACTGTTGGTGATGGGCAACATTGTTAATTGGTCTCT GGCGGCTTATGGACTGATCGAACGTCCCAATGACTTTGCCTCATACCTGCTGGCAATCGCCATCTGCAACCTCCTACTCTACTTCGCTTTCTATATCATCATGAAG CTCCGTAGCGGTGAGCGGATCCATTGCCTGGCTCTGGTGTGCATCCTCTTCACCGCGGTGGTCTGGGGCTTTgccctcttcttcttctttcaGGGACTGAGCACCTGGCAG AAAACCCCAGCTGAGTCTCGTGAGCACAACCGCGACTGTATCCTCCTCTCCTTCTTCGATGACCATGACATCTGGCACTTCCTGTCTTCTATCGCCATGTTTGGCTCCTTCCTG GTTCTCCTTACTTTGGATGATGATTTGGATGCTGTACAGAGGGACAAGATTTATGTCTTTTGA
- the sidt2 gene encoding SID1 transmembrane family member 2 isoform X3, translating to MRTRRKPGPVWPGCGAGLVVLCLCVAPYGASAVVGETKTVYQRDAEFDVTYNDTVTSDIQTIYAFNHTVSRNKTEGVRVSVQSEQVDSPILFVVRQKQAVVSFQVPLVLRGLYQRKYSYTHVGRTLCQPPTRAASEIQFFFVDVSTLSSRGVNYQLRVSRVESFTLQTDTKFSFVATPSQPQYFKYAFPDGVDSVIVKVNSQMTFPCSVMSIQDILCPVYDLDNNVAFIGMYQTMTKTAAITVQRKDFPSNSFYVVIVVKTEDEACGGPLRFYPLRPDELIDAGNRSKTLDVVVSPAIKSEVYVMGMLFCLGIFLSFYIITFLVACVENKRMHKRRGGLLSTPAASPAETGKGLTPGSPYEYGSIADNSSLLSSEPITDSVGSTDVNYGYMGREPFKRRSLTTLFHLAVRIERSLDSVGRCRQESLSSVEEDDYDILADIDSDKNIVRTKKFLCVSDLARKDKRVLNKKYQIYFWNIATIAVFYALPVIQLVITYQTVVNVTGNQDICYYNFLCAHPLGALSAFNNILSNLGYIMLGLLFLLIVLHRDIMHNRALLRHEVAALECGIPKHFGLFYAMGTALMMEGLLSACYHVCPNYTNFQFDTSFMYMIAGLCMLKLYQKRHPDINASAYTAYACLAAVIFFSVLGVVFGKGNMVFWIVFSVIHIIATLLLSTQLYYMGRWRLDSGILRRMLYVVYTDCIRQCSGPMYIDRMVLLVMGNIVNWSLAAYGLIERPNDFASYLLAIAICNLLLYFAFYIIMKLRSGERIHCLALVCILFTAVVWGFALFFFFQGLSTWQKTPAESREHNRDCILLSFFDDHDIWHFLSSIAMFGSFLVLLTLDDDLDAVQRDKIYVF from the exons ATGCGGACACGGCGGAAGCCTGGCCCGGTTTGGCCGGGTTGCGGAGCTGGACTCGTggttctgtgcctgtgtgtggcaCCTTATGGGGCCTCCGCTGTTGTCGGCGAAACCAAGACGGTGTACCAGAGAGATGCAGAGTTCGACGTTACCTACAACGACACGGTGACCAGCGACATCCAGACGATCTACGCCTTTAATCACACTGTGTCTCGCAACAAG ACAGAGGGGGTGCGGGTGTCAGTGCAGTCGGAGCAGGTGGACAGCCCCATCCTCTTCGTGGTCAGGCAGAAGCAAGCAGTGGTCTCCTTCCAGGTCCCTCTCGTTCTACGTGGCCT ATACCAGCGGAAGTACTCCTACACCCACGTGGGTCGGACCCTGTGCCAGCCCCCCACACGTGCTGCCAGCGAGATCCAGTTCTTCTTCGTTGACGTGTCCACACTGTCAAGCCGAGGCGTGAACTACCAGCTGCGGGTCAGCCGTGTGGAGAGCTTCACGCTGCA GACGGACACGAAGTTCAGTTTTGTTGCTACTCCATCCCAGCCTCAG TACTTTAAGTACGCGTTCCCCGATGGAGTGGACTCTGTCATAGTCAAGGTCAATTCCCAGATGACTTTCCCCTGCTCCGTGATGTCAATCCAGGACATCTTG TGTCCAGTGTATGATTTGGACAACAACGTGGCTTTTATCGGGATGTACCAGACCATGACGAAGACGGCCGCCATTACGGTTCAG AGGAAGGACTTCCCCAGCAACAGCTTCTACGTGGTCATCGTGGTGAAGACTGAGGACGAAGCCTGCGGGGGCCCTTTGCGTTTCTATCCCCTGCGGCCTG ATGAGCTGATTGATGCTGGAAATCGGAGTAAAACCTTGGATGTCGTCGTCTCCCCCGCAATCAAAT CGGAGGTCTACGTGATGGGCATGCTCTTCTGCCTGGGCATCTTCCTATCCTTCTACATCATCACCTTCCTGGTGGCCTGTGTGGAAAACAAGAG GATGCACAAACGGAGGGGGGGCCTGCTGAGCACCCCGGCAGCGTCGCCGGCGGAGACAG GTAAGGGTCTGACCCCTGGATCCCCCTATGAGTATGGATCTATTG CAGACAACAGCAGCCTACTAAGTTCGGAGCCCATTACAGACAGCGTAGGGTCGACCGACGTCAACTATGGATACATGG GACGCGAGCCCTTCAAGCGCAGATCACTCACCACGCTCTTCCACTTAGCCGTCCGCATTG AGCGTTCCCTGGACAGTGTGGGCCGCTGCAGGCAGGAGTCGCTCAGTTCTGTGGAGGAGGATGATTACGACATTCTAGCCGACATCGACTCCGACAAAAATATCGTCCGCACCAAG AagtttctgtgtgtgtccgATCTGGCTCGTAAGGACAAGAGGGTTCTGAATAAAAAGTACCAGATCTACTTCTG GAACATCGCCACGATTGCAGTCTTCTACGCTCTTCCTGTGATCCAGCTGGTCATCACATATCAGACG GTGGTGAATGTGACCGGAAACCAAGACATCTGCTACTACAACTTCCTCTGTGCACATCCCCTGGGAGCTTTGAG TGCCTTCAACAACATCCTGAGCAACCTGGGCTACATCATGCTGGGCCTGCTCTTCCTGCTCATCGTGCTGCACAGGGACATCATGCACAACCGGGCGCTGCTGCGGCATGAGGTGGCGGCGCTG GAGTGCGGCATCCCCAAACACTTTGGCCTCTTCTATGCTATGGGCACGGCGCTCATGATGGAGGGCCTGCTGAGTGCCTGCTACCACGTCTGCCCAAACTACACCAACTTTCAGTTCG ACACCTCCTTCATGTACATGATCGCGGGGCTCTGCATGCTGAAGCTCTACCAGAAGCGGCACCCCGACATTAACGCCAGCGCCTACACCGCCTACGCCTGCCTGGCCGCCGTCATCTTCTTCTCCGTGCTGGGGGTG gTGTTTGGAAAGGGGAACATGGTGTTTTGGATTGTCTTCTCTGTCATCCACATCATAGCCACACTCCTGCTCAGCACCCAGCTTTACTACATGGGCCGCTGGAGACTGG ACTCTGGCATCCTGAGGCGTATGCTCTATGTGGTCTACACCGATTGCATCCGGCAGTGTAGCGGCCCCATGTACATC GATCGAATGGTACTGTTGGTGATGGGCAACATTGTTAATTGGTCTCT GGCGGCTTATGGACTGATCGAACGTCCCAATGACTTTGCCTCATACCTGCTGGCAATCGCCATCTGCAACCTCCTACTCTACTTCGCTTTCTATATCATCATGAAG CTCCGTAGCGGTGAGCGGATCCATTGCCTGGCTCTGGTGTGCATCCTCTTCACCGCGGTGGTCTGGGGCTTTgccctcttcttcttctttcaGGGACTGAGCACCTGGCAG AAAACCCCAGCTGAGTCTCGTGAGCACAACCGCGACTGTATCCTCCTCTCCTTCTTCGATGACCATGACATCTGGCACTTCCTGTCTTCTATCGCCATGTTTGGCTCCTTCCTG GTTCTCCTTACTTTGGATGATGATTTGGATGCTGTACAGAGGGACAAGATTTATGTCTTTTGA
- the sidt2 gene encoding SID1 transmembrane family member 2 isoform X2: MRTRRKPGPVWPGCGAGLVVLCLCVAPYGASAVVGETKTVYQRDAEFDVTYNDTVTSDIQTIYAFNHTVSRNKTEGVRVSVQSEQVDSPILFVVRQKQAVVSFQVPLVLRGLYQRKYSYTHVGRTLCQPPTRAASEIQFFFVDVSTLSSRGVNYQLRVSRVESFTLQTDTKFSFVATPSQPQYFKYAFPDGVDSVIVKVNSQMTFPCSVMSIQDILCPVYDLDNNVAFIGMYQTMTKTAAITVQRKDFPSNSFYVVIVVKTEDEACGGPLRFYPLRPDELIDAGNRSKTLDVVVSPAIKSEVYVMGMLFCLGIFLSFYIITFLVACVENKRMHKRRGGLLSTPAASPAETASLLGKGLTPGSPYEYGSIDNSSLLSSEPITDSVGSTDVNYGYMGREPFKRRSLTTLFHLAVRIERSLDSVGRCRQESLSSVEEDDYDILADIDSDKNIVRTKKFLCVSDLARKDKRVLNKKYQIYFWNIATIAVFYALPVIQLVITYQTVVNVTGNQDICYYNFLCAHPLGALSAFNNILSNLGYIMLGLLFLLIVLHRDIMHNRALLRHEVAALECGIPKHFGLFYAMGTALMMEGLLSACYHVCPNYTNFQFDTSFMYMIAGLCMLKLYQKRHPDINASAYTAYACLAAVIFFSVLGVVFGKGNMVFWIVFSVIHIIATLLLSTQLYYMGRWRLDSGILRRMLYVVYTDCIRQCSGPMYIDRMVLLVMGNIVNWSLAAYGLIERPNDFASYLLAIAICNLLLYFAFYIIMKLRSGERIHCLALVCILFTAVVWGFALFFFFQGLSTWQKTPAESREHNRDCILLSFFDDHDIWHFLSSIAMFGSFLVLLTLDDDLDAVQRDKIYVF, from the exons ATGCGGACACGGCGGAAGCCTGGCCCGGTTTGGCCGGGTTGCGGAGCTGGACTCGTggttctgtgcctgtgtgtggcaCCTTATGGGGCCTCCGCTGTTGTCGGCGAAACCAAGACGGTGTACCAGAGAGATGCAGAGTTCGACGTTACCTACAACGACACGGTGACCAGCGACATCCAGACGATCTACGCCTTTAATCACACTGTGTCTCGCAACAAG ACAGAGGGGGTGCGGGTGTCAGTGCAGTCGGAGCAGGTGGACAGCCCCATCCTCTTCGTGGTCAGGCAGAAGCAAGCAGTGGTCTCCTTCCAGGTCCCTCTCGTTCTACGTGGCCT ATACCAGCGGAAGTACTCCTACACCCACGTGGGTCGGACCCTGTGCCAGCCCCCCACACGTGCTGCCAGCGAGATCCAGTTCTTCTTCGTTGACGTGTCCACACTGTCAAGCCGAGGCGTGAACTACCAGCTGCGGGTCAGCCGTGTGGAGAGCTTCACGCTGCA GACGGACACGAAGTTCAGTTTTGTTGCTACTCCATCCCAGCCTCAG TACTTTAAGTACGCGTTCCCCGATGGAGTGGACTCTGTCATAGTCAAGGTCAATTCCCAGATGACTTTCCCCTGCTCCGTGATGTCAATCCAGGACATCTTG TGTCCAGTGTATGATTTGGACAACAACGTGGCTTTTATCGGGATGTACCAGACCATGACGAAGACGGCCGCCATTACGGTTCAG AGGAAGGACTTCCCCAGCAACAGCTTCTACGTGGTCATCGTGGTGAAGACTGAGGACGAAGCCTGCGGGGGCCCTTTGCGTTTCTATCCCCTGCGGCCTG ATGAGCTGATTGATGCTGGAAATCGGAGTAAAACCTTGGATGTCGTCGTCTCCCCCGCAATCAAAT CGGAGGTCTACGTGATGGGCATGCTCTTCTGCCTGGGCATCTTCCTATCCTTCTACATCATCACCTTCCTGGTGGCCTGTGTGGAAAACAAGAG GATGCACAAACGGAGGGGGGGCCTGCTGAGCACCCCGGCAGCGTCGCCGGCGGAGACAG CTTCTCTGCTCG GTAAGGGTCTGACCCCTGGATCCCCCTATGAGTATGGATCTATTG ACAACAGCAGCCTACTAAGTTCGGAGCCCATTACAGACAGCGTAGGGTCGACCGACGTCAACTATGGATACATGG GACGCGAGCCCTTCAAGCGCAGATCACTCACCACGCTCTTCCACTTAGCCGTCCGCATTG AGCGTTCCCTGGACAGTGTGGGCCGCTGCAGGCAGGAGTCGCTCAGTTCTGTGGAGGAGGATGATTACGACATTCTAGCCGACATCGACTCCGACAAAAATATCGTCCGCACCAAG AagtttctgtgtgtgtccgATCTGGCTCGTAAGGACAAGAGGGTTCTGAATAAAAAGTACCAGATCTACTTCTG GAACATCGCCACGATTGCAGTCTTCTACGCTCTTCCTGTGATCCAGCTGGTCATCACATATCAGACG GTGGTGAATGTGACCGGAAACCAAGACATCTGCTACTACAACTTCCTCTGTGCACATCCCCTGGGAGCTTTGAG TGCCTTCAACAACATCCTGAGCAACCTGGGCTACATCATGCTGGGCCTGCTCTTCCTGCTCATCGTGCTGCACAGGGACATCATGCACAACCGGGCGCTGCTGCGGCATGAGGTGGCGGCGCTG GAGTGCGGCATCCCCAAACACTTTGGCCTCTTCTATGCTATGGGCACGGCGCTCATGATGGAGGGCCTGCTGAGTGCCTGCTACCACGTCTGCCCAAACTACACCAACTTTCAGTTCG ACACCTCCTTCATGTACATGATCGCGGGGCTCTGCATGCTGAAGCTCTACCAGAAGCGGCACCCCGACATTAACGCCAGCGCCTACACCGCCTACGCCTGCCTGGCCGCCGTCATCTTCTTCTCCGTGCTGGGGGTG gTGTTTGGAAAGGGGAACATGGTGTTTTGGATTGTCTTCTCTGTCATCCACATCATAGCCACACTCCTGCTCAGCACCCAGCTTTACTACATGGGCCGCTGGAGACTGG ACTCTGGCATCCTGAGGCGTATGCTCTATGTGGTCTACACCGATTGCATCCGGCAGTGTAGCGGCCCCATGTACATC GATCGAATGGTACTGTTGGTGATGGGCAACATTGTTAATTGGTCTCT GGCGGCTTATGGACTGATCGAACGTCCCAATGACTTTGCCTCATACCTGCTGGCAATCGCCATCTGCAACCTCCTACTCTACTTCGCTTTCTATATCATCATGAAG CTCCGTAGCGGTGAGCGGATCCATTGCCTGGCTCTGGTGTGCATCCTCTTCACCGCGGTGGTCTGGGGCTTTgccctcttcttcttctttcaGGGACTGAGCACCTGGCAG AAAACCCCAGCTGAGTCTCGTGAGCACAACCGCGACTGTATCCTCCTCTCCTTCTTCGATGACCATGACATCTGGCACTTCCTGTCTTCTATCGCCATGTTTGGCTCCTTCCTG GTTCTCCTTACTTTGGATGATGATTTGGATGCTGTACAGAGGGACAAGATTTATGTCTTTTGA
- the sidt2 gene encoding SID1 transmembrane family member 2 isoform X5 produces the protein MRTRRKPGPVWPGCGAGLVVLCLCVAPYGASAVVGETKTVYQRDAEFDVTYNDTVTSDIQTIYAFNHTVSRNKTEGVRVSVQSEQVDSPILFVVRQKQAVVSFQVPLVLRGLYQRKYSYTHVGRTLCQPPTRAASEIQFFFVDVSTLSSRGVNYQLRVSRVESFTLQTDTKFSFVATPSQPQYFKYAFPDGVDSVIVKVNSQMTFPCSVMSIQDILCPVYDLDNNVAFIGMYQTMTKTAAITVQRKDFPSNSFYVVIVVKTEDEACGGPLRFYPLRPDELIDAGNRSKTLDVVVSPAIKSEVYVMGMLFCLGIFLSFYIITFLVACVENKRMHKRRGGLLSTPAASPAETASLLGKGLTPGSPYEYGSIADNSSLLSSEPITDSVGSTDVNYGYMERSLDSVGRCRQESLSSVEEDDYDILADIDSDKNIVRTKKFLCVSDLARKDKRVLNKKYQIYFWNIATIAVFYALPVIQLVITYQTVVNVTGNQDICYYNFLCAHPLGALSAFNNILSNLGYIMLGLLFLLIVLHRDIMHNRALLRHEVAALECGIPKHFGLFYAMGTALMMEGLLSACYHVCPNYTNFQFDTSFMYMIAGLCMLKLYQKRHPDINASAYTAYACLAAVIFFSVLGVVFGKGNMVFWIVFSVIHIIATLLLSTQLYYMGRWRLDSGILRRMLYVVYTDCIRQCSGPMYIDRMVLLVMGNIVNWSLAAYGLIERPNDFASYLLAIAICNLLLYFAFYIIMKLRSGERIHCLALVCILFTAVVWGFALFFFFQGLSTWQKTPAESREHNRDCILLSFFDDHDIWHFLSSIAMFGSFLVLLTLDDDLDAVQRDKIYVF, from the exons ATGCGGACACGGCGGAAGCCTGGCCCGGTTTGGCCGGGTTGCGGAGCTGGACTCGTggttctgtgcctgtgtgtggcaCCTTATGGGGCCTCCGCTGTTGTCGGCGAAACCAAGACGGTGTACCAGAGAGATGCAGAGTTCGACGTTACCTACAACGACACGGTGACCAGCGACATCCAGACGATCTACGCCTTTAATCACACTGTGTCTCGCAACAAG ACAGAGGGGGTGCGGGTGTCAGTGCAGTCGGAGCAGGTGGACAGCCCCATCCTCTTCGTGGTCAGGCAGAAGCAAGCAGTGGTCTCCTTCCAGGTCCCTCTCGTTCTACGTGGCCT ATACCAGCGGAAGTACTCCTACACCCACGTGGGTCGGACCCTGTGCCAGCCCCCCACACGTGCTGCCAGCGAGATCCAGTTCTTCTTCGTTGACGTGTCCACACTGTCAAGCCGAGGCGTGAACTACCAGCTGCGGGTCAGCCGTGTGGAGAGCTTCACGCTGCA GACGGACACGAAGTTCAGTTTTGTTGCTACTCCATCCCAGCCTCAG TACTTTAAGTACGCGTTCCCCGATGGAGTGGACTCTGTCATAGTCAAGGTCAATTCCCAGATGACTTTCCCCTGCTCCGTGATGTCAATCCAGGACATCTTG TGTCCAGTGTATGATTTGGACAACAACGTGGCTTTTATCGGGATGTACCAGACCATGACGAAGACGGCCGCCATTACGGTTCAG AGGAAGGACTTCCCCAGCAACAGCTTCTACGTGGTCATCGTGGTGAAGACTGAGGACGAAGCCTGCGGGGGCCCTTTGCGTTTCTATCCCCTGCGGCCTG ATGAGCTGATTGATGCTGGAAATCGGAGTAAAACCTTGGATGTCGTCGTCTCCCCCGCAATCAAAT CGGAGGTCTACGTGATGGGCATGCTCTTCTGCCTGGGCATCTTCCTATCCTTCTACATCATCACCTTCCTGGTGGCCTGTGTGGAAAACAAGAG GATGCACAAACGGAGGGGGGGCCTGCTGAGCACCCCGGCAGCGTCGCCGGCGGAGACAG CTTCTCTGCTCG GTAAGGGTCTGACCCCTGGATCCCCCTATGAGTATGGATCTATTG CAGACAACAGCAGCCTACTAAGTTCGGAGCCCATTACAGACAGCGTAGGGTCGACCGACGTCAACTATGGATACATGG AGCGTTCCCTGGACAGTGTGGGCCGCTGCAGGCAGGAGTCGCTCAGTTCTGTGGAGGAGGATGATTACGACATTCTAGCCGACATCGACTCCGACAAAAATATCGTCCGCACCAAG AagtttctgtgtgtgtccgATCTGGCTCGTAAGGACAAGAGGGTTCTGAATAAAAAGTACCAGATCTACTTCTG GAACATCGCCACGATTGCAGTCTTCTACGCTCTTCCTGTGATCCAGCTGGTCATCACATATCAGACG GTGGTGAATGTGACCGGAAACCAAGACATCTGCTACTACAACTTCCTCTGTGCACATCCCCTGGGAGCTTTGAG TGCCTTCAACAACATCCTGAGCAACCTGGGCTACATCATGCTGGGCCTGCTCTTCCTGCTCATCGTGCTGCACAGGGACATCATGCACAACCGGGCGCTGCTGCGGCATGAGGTGGCGGCGCTG GAGTGCGGCATCCCCAAACACTTTGGCCTCTTCTATGCTATGGGCACGGCGCTCATGATGGAGGGCCTGCTGAGTGCCTGCTACCACGTCTGCCCAAACTACACCAACTTTCAGTTCG ACACCTCCTTCATGTACATGATCGCGGGGCTCTGCATGCTGAAGCTCTACCAGAAGCGGCACCCCGACATTAACGCCAGCGCCTACACCGCCTACGCCTGCCTGGCCGCCGTCATCTTCTTCTCCGTGCTGGGGGTG gTGTTTGGAAAGGGGAACATGGTGTTTTGGATTGTCTTCTCTGTCATCCACATCATAGCCACACTCCTGCTCAGCACCCAGCTTTACTACATGGGCCGCTGGAGACTGG ACTCTGGCATCCTGAGGCGTATGCTCTATGTGGTCTACACCGATTGCATCCGGCAGTGTAGCGGCCCCATGTACATC GATCGAATGGTACTGTTGGTGATGGGCAACATTGTTAATTGGTCTCT GGCGGCTTATGGACTGATCGAACGTCCCAATGACTTTGCCTCATACCTGCTGGCAATCGCCATCTGCAACCTCCTACTCTACTTCGCTTTCTATATCATCATGAAG CTCCGTAGCGGTGAGCGGATCCATTGCCTGGCTCTGGTGTGCATCCTCTTCACCGCGGTGGTCTGGGGCTTTgccctcttcttcttctttcaGGGACTGAGCACCTGGCAG AAAACCCCAGCTGAGTCTCGTGAGCACAACCGCGACTGTATCCTCCTCTCCTTCTTCGATGACCATGACATCTGGCACTTCCTGTCTTCTATCGCCATGTTTGGCTCCTTCCTG GTTCTCCTTACTTTGGATGATGATTTGGATGCTGTACAGAGGGACAAGATTTATGTCTTTTGA